Proteins encoded together in one Rhizobacter sp. J219 window:
- a CDS encoding MaoC family dehydratase yields the protein MRTFEKISDLQPLVGQELGVSEWMTITQEQINKFADATGDHQWIHIDPERAKSGPFGTTIAHGFLTLSLLPEMTAKAFRVNETRMGVNYGLNKVRFPSPVPAGSKVRGRFKLIEYIPLEGGAQMTVECTMEREGSDKPVCVAESLARRYA from the coding sequence ATGAGAACGTTCGAGAAGATCTCTGACCTGCAACCCCTCGTCGGCCAGGAGCTGGGCGTGAGCGAGTGGATGACGATCACGCAGGAGCAGATCAACAAGTTCGCCGATGCGACCGGCGACCACCAGTGGATCCATATCGACCCCGAGCGGGCCAAGAGCGGTCCCTTCGGCACGACGATCGCCCACGGCTTCCTCACCCTGAGCCTCCTGCCCGAGATGACCGCCAAGGCCTTCCGCGTCAACGAGACGCGCATGGGCGTGAACTACGGCCTCAACAAGGTGCGCTTCCCATCGCCCGTGCCGGCCGGCAGCAAGGTGCGTGGCCGCTTCAAGCTGATTGAGTACATCCCCCTGGAAGGTGGCGCCCAGATGACGGTCGAGTGCACGATGGAGCGCGAAGGCTCCGACAAGCCGGTGTGCGTGGCTGAATCGCTGGCCCGTCGTTACGCGTGA
- a CDS encoding NAD(P)H-dependent oxidoreductase — translation MADATDILVISAHPQMELSRVNRQLHEAASSAERAQVRDLYALYPDYLIDVATEQAALAAAQLVVWLHPIHWYHMPPLMKLWIDEVFTYGWAYGPGGTALQGKDLWLVASTGGPEDSYHPSGYNRYPFDAFLPPYEQTATLCGMRFLPPMVLHGAHRASTAELKTQADTLRERLASYPDWPELEGLEPCLACEVPPSARPPSVAPLPLEAA, via the coding sequence ATGGCCGACGCGACAGACATCCTGGTGATCAGCGCCCACCCGCAAATGGAGCTGTCGCGCGTGAACCGGCAGCTGCACGAAGCGGCCAGCTCGGCAGAGCGTGCGCAGGTGCGCGACCTCTATGCGCTCTACCCCGACTACCTGATCGACGTGGCCACCGAGCAGGCCGCGCTGGCCGCCGCGCAGCTCGTGGTGTGGCTGCACCCCATCCACTGGTACCACATGCCCCCGCTGATGAAGCTGTGGATCGACGAGGTGTTCACCTACGGCTGGGCCTACGGGCCGGGTGGCACCGCGCTGCAGGGCAAGGACCTCTGGCTCGTCGCCAGCACCGGCGGTCCCGAGGACTCGTACCACCCGAGCGGCTACAACCGCTACCCCTTCGACGCCTTCCTGCCGCCGTACGAGCAGACCGCCACCCTGTGCGGCATGCGCTTCCTGCCGCCGATGGTGCTGCACGGCGCGCACCGCGCCAGCACCGCCGAGCTGAAGACGCAGGCCGACACCTTGCGAGAGCGCCTGGCCAGCTACCCCGACTGGCCCGAGCTGGAAGGCCTGGAGCCCTGCCTTGCCTGCGAGGTGCCCCCGTCCGCACGGCCACCGAGCGTGGCCCCGCTGCCGCTGGAGGCTGCCTGA
- the kefC gene encoding glutathione-regulated potassium-efflux system protein KefC, with product MEHGGWLTGTLVYLAAAVLAVPLAKKLGLGSIIGYLAAGIAIGPWGLRLVTDPQDMLHFAEFGVVLMLFLVGLELEPRRLWSLRKPIFGWGSVQLFGSAALLLALGVVAGVPWQIATVAALGLAMSSTAIGLGVLAERNLMATSGGQGLLSVALLQDIAAIPILALVPLLAASTSQADGNAWIGAAKAVGVIATIVLGGRLLLRPALRWIARSDTPEIFTAASLLLVVATAALMQAVGLSMALGAFLAGVLLAESEYRRELETDIEPFKGLLLGLFFIAVGMSIDFKVVMQQPLLIAAIVFAFLALKAGVLWGMGRAMPLPKPERPVFIILLAQGGEFGFVVFQTAAQAGVIDAPTSSLLVAAVAISMLLTPLLLVAADKWWIPRLAQHKQVQMDEIHEPQHAPVIIAGFGRYGQIVGRLIFANGIAATVLDHDAEQVEGVRRFGWPAFYGDATRLDLMRTAGADQAHVLVVAIDDVEQSLKVVDMAKEHFPHLHIVARARNVTHYYGLRERGVTLIERETLDSALMSGRSVLELLGWQPHQARNLALRFRKHSIELLEEMRLHQENEDQLIAVAKQGRQQLEQLWAKEREEAQARKLRTGSWSPEASSTPGEGITP from the coding sequence ATGGAACATGGCGGCTGGCTCACCGGTACCCTGGTTTACCTCGCCGCCGCGGTGCTCGCGGTGCCCCTGGCCAAGAAACTCGGGCTCGGCTCCATCATCGGCTACCTCGCGGCTGGCATCGCGATCGGCCCCTGGGGCCTGCGCCTGGTGACCGACCCGCAGGACATGCTGCACTTCGCCGAGTTCGGCGTGGTGCTGATGCTCTTTCTCGTCGGCCTCGAACTCGAGCCGCGCCGGCTGTGGTCGCTGCGCAAGCCCATCTTCGGCTGGGGCAGCGTGCAGCTCTTCGGCTCTGCGGCACTGCTGCTGGCCCTGGGCGTGGTGGCCGGCGTGCCGTGGCAGATCGCGACGGTGGCCGCGCTCGGCCTGGCCATGTCGTCGACCGCCATCGGCCTGGGCGTGCTGGCCGAGCGCAACCTGATGGCCACGAGCGGCGGGCAGGGCCTGCTCAGCGTGGCGCTGCTGCAAGACATCGCGGCCATCCCCATCCTCGCGCTCGTGCCCCTCTTGGCCGCCAGCACCAGCCAGGCCGACGGCAACGCCTGGATCGGCGCCGCCAAGGCAGTGGGGGTGATCGCGACCATCGTGCTCGGTGGGCGCCTGCTGCTGCGCCCCGCCCTGCGCTGGATCGCCCGCAGTGACACGCCCGAGATCTTCACCGCCGCCTCGCTGCTGCTGGTGGTGGCCACCGCGGCGCTGATGCAGGCGGTGGGCCTGTCGATGGCGCTCGGCGCCTTCCTCGCCGGCGTGCTGCTGGCCGAGAGCGAATACCGGCGCGAACTGGAAACCGACATCGAGCCTTTCAAGGGCCTGCTGCTCGGCCTCTTCTTCATCGCCGTGGGCATGAGCATCGACTTCAAGGTCGTGATGCAGCAGCCGCTCCTGATCGCCGCCATCGTGTTCGCCTTCCTCGCGCTCAAGGCCGGCGTGCTGTGGGGCATGGGGCGTGCGATGCCGCTGCCAAAGCCAGAGCGGCCGGTGTTCATCATCCTGCTGGCGCAGGGTGGCGAGTTCGGCTTCGTGGTGTTCCAGACCGCCGCGCAGGCCGGCGTGATCGACGCGCCCACCTCCTCGCTGCTGGTCGCCGCGGTCGCGATCTCGATGCTGCTCACGCCGCTGCTGCTGGTGGCGGCCGACAAGTGGTGGATCCCGCGGCTCGCCCAGCACAAGCAAGTGCAGATGGACGAGATCCACGAGCCGCAGCACGCGCCGGTGATCATCGCCGGCTTCGGCCGCTACGGGCAGATCGTCGGCCGGCTCATCTTTGCCAACGGCATCGCCGCCACCGTGCTCGACCACGATGCCGAGCAGGTCGAAGGCGTGCGCCGCTTCGGCTGGCCGGCCTTCTATGGCGACGCGACGCGGCTCGACCTGATGCGCACCGCCGGCGCCGACCAGGCGCACGTGCTGGTGGTGGCCATCGACGACGTGGAGCAGAGCCTGAAGGTCGTCGACATGGCGAAGGAGCACTTCCCGCACCTGCACATCGTCGCCCGCGCCCGCAACGTGACGCACTACTACGGCCTGCGCGAGCGCGGCGTGACCCTGATCGAACGCGAGACACTCGACTCGGCGCTGATGAGCGGCCGCAGCGTGCTGGAACTGCTCGGCTGGCAGCCGCACCAGGCGCGCAACCTCGCGCTGCGCTTCCGCAAGCACAGCATCGAGCTGCTTGAAGAGATGCGCCTGCACCAGGAAAACGAAGACCAGCTCATCGCCGTGGCCAAGCAGGGGCGCCAACAATTGGAGCAACTCTGGGCCAAGGAGCGCGAAGAGGCCCAGGCCCGCAAGCTGCGCACCGGCAGCTGGAGCCCCGAGGCTTCGTCGACGCCCGGCGAAGGAATCACCCCATGA